In a single window of the Bacteroidota bacterium genome:
- the pnp gene encoding polyribonucleotide nucleotidyltransferase, translated as MAHIVKTITLPNGKEIHIETGRLARQADGAVVVRCGDTMLLATVVSSKETKDVDFLPLTVEYKENFAAAGKIPGGFFKREGRLGESEILTSRLIDRALRPLFPDDYHAEVQVMVQLISADEEEQADGLACFAASAAIMVSDIPFPDAVSEVRVGLKDGKFIINPTRSEMAGLEMDIIVACTNDSIMMVEGEMKEVSEETLLNGMIAGHESCRAMNAVQDQLRAELGLTIRPYDTYDPTPEFVAKATALVTDKIRVVTDSLAPKQERSAQIDAIKKEMIEAMSEGITDKDELTKIKNHAGLVFKNAQKDVVRGKALKERMRLDGRGLADIRPIWGEVGYLPRSHGSAIFTRGETQSLCTTTLGTKLDEQTIDRVTEEGKKRFILHYNFPPFSTGESKPLRGPGRREIGHGNLAERALKMMMPEGYDYTVRIVSDILESNGSSSMASVCGGCMSLMDAGVPVIRPVSGIAMGLITDKKTGEFAVLSDILGDEDFIGDMDFKVAGTTNGLTACQMDIKIRGLSYDIVRTALEQSKAGRAHILQEMLKVIPEPKKELSPYAPRIEVIEIPNDMIGAVIGPGGKIIQEMQRVTGATINIEEIGNKGVVTIYSTELKSLEAARKMIKNIVAEPEIGEVYMAKVKSIKDFGAFVEYMPGKEGLLHISEISYERLASMDGVLEVGQDIEVKLVGVDEKSGKVRLSAKALLPKPEGYVERPERGERGERGGDRGGDRGGRRDDRGGDRRGGGGGGGDRRGGGGFDRR; from the coding sequence ATGGCACATATAGTGAAGACGATCACTTTGCCCAACGGCAAGGAGATTCATATTGAGACGGGTCGTCTTGCCAGACAGGCAGACGGCGCCGTTGTCGTGCGTTGTGGTGATACCATGCTGTTGGCGACTGTGGTTTCCTCCAAAGAAACCAAAGACGTTGATTTCCTCCCACTTACCGTGGAATACAAGGAAAACTTTGCAGCTGCTGGCAAAATTCCAGGTGGCTTCTTCAAACGCGAAGGCCGCTTGGGCGAAAGTGAAATCCTCACTTCCCGGTTGATTGACCGTGCCTTGCGTCCGCTTTTCCCAGATGACTATCACGCAGAAGTGCAAGTGATGGTGCAGCTGATTTCTGCTGATGAAGAAGAACAAGCCGACGGCTTGGCCTGCTTCGCAGCAAGTGCAGCCATCATGGTAAGCGATATTCCTTTTCCTGATGCAGTTTCTGAAGTGCGTGTTGGCTTGAAAGATGGCAAGTTCATCATCAATCCTACCCGTAGCGAAATGGCCGGTTTGGAAATGGACATCATCGTCGCTTGCACCAATGACTCGATCATGATGGTGGAAGGTGAGATGAAGGAAGTTTCTGAAGAAACCCTCTTGAACGGCATGATCGCCGGTCACGAGTCTTGCCGTGCCATGAATGCAGTACAAGATCAGCTCCGCGCTGAACTTGGCCTGACGATCCGCCCCTACGATACCTACGATCCAACCCCTGAATTTGTCGCCAAGGCAACCGCCCTTGTCACCGACAAAATTCGTGTGGTGACTGACTCACTCGCCCCTAAGCAGGAGCGGAGTGCGCAGATCGACGCGATTAAAAAGGAGATGATCGAGGCGATGAGCGAAGGCATCACCGACAAAGACGAATTGACCAAAATCAAGAACCACGCTGGACTGGTGTTCAAAAACGCCCAAAAAGATGTGGTTCGTGGCAAAGCTTTGAAAGAGCGTATGCGCTTGGATGGACGTGGTCTTGCAGACATCCGTCCAATTTGGGGCGAAGTCGGCTATCTGCCACGCAGCCACGGCAGCGCGATTTTCACCCGTGGTGAAACGCAAAGCCTTTGTACCACCACTTTGGGTACCAAATTGGATGAGCAGACCATCGACCGCGTGACGGAAGAGGGCAAAAAGCGTTTCATCCTCCACTATAACTTCCCTCCATTCAGCACAGGTGAATCCAAGCCTTTGCGCGGTCCAGGCCGTCGCGAAATCGGTCACGGTAACCTTGCTGAGCGTGCACTCAAAATGATGATGCCAGAAGGATACGACTACACGGTACGTATCGTTTCTGATATTCTCGAATCCAATGGTTCCAGCTCGATGGCCTCCGTTTGCGGTGGTTGTATGTCGTTGATGGATGCAGGTGTTCCAGTCATTCGCCCGGTTTCCGGCATTGCGATGGGCTTGATCACCGATAAAAAGACCGGCGAGTTTGCTGTTTTGAGCGATATCTTGGGTGACGAGGATTTCATCGGTGACATGGACTTCAAAGTCGCAGGCACCACCAATGGACTCACCGCTTGCCAGATGGACATCAAGATTCGTGGCCTGAGCTACGATATCGTCCGCACAGCACTTGAGCAAAGCAAAGCAGGGCGCGCCCACATCTTGCAAGAGATGTTGAAAGTGATCCCTGAGCCTAAGAAGGAATTGTCTCCTTATGCGCCACGCATCGAGGTGATCGAAATCCCCAACGATATGATCGGTGCGGTGATCGGCCCAGGTGGAAAGATCATTCAGGAAATGCAGCGTGTTACCGGAGCCACGATCAACATCGAGGAAATCGGCAACAAAGGCGTCGTAACCATCTATTCAACGGAGTTGAAAAGCTTGGAAGCTGCGCGTAAGATGATCAAAAACATCGTTGCAGAACCTGAAATCGGTGAAGTCTACATGGCGAAGGTCAAATCCATCAAGGATTTTGGCGCATTCGTCGAGTACATGCCTGGCAAGGAAGGTTTGCTTCACATCTCCGAGATTTCCTACGAGCGTCTCGCGTCCATGGACGGCGTGCTTGAGGTCGGTCAGGACATTGAAGTGAAGCTTGTGGGTGTCGATGAAAAGTCTGGCAAGGTCAGGTTGAGCGCCAAGGCGCTGTTGCCAAAGCCTGAAGGCTATGTCGAGCGTCCAGAACGTGGCGAGCGTGGCGAACGCGGCGGTGATCGTGGTGGCGACAGAGGTGGCCGTCGTGACGACCGTGGTGGTGATCGCCGTGGCGGTGGTGGTGGCGGTGGAGACCGTCGTGGTGGTGGCGGATTTGACCGTCGCTAA
- a CDS encoding GDP-mannose 4,6-dehydratase translates to MRVLVTGGAGFIGSNLVKGLLAEGHEVKVLDNLCTGRIENIDPFRLLPNFEFIEETVAKRDPLRALIEWSDHVYHLAAPVGVKYIMDNPVITILDNVRGIDNVMEAVHEFKKRVMVASTSEVYGRSLDLLDPTHSRKLKEDDYRVEGSTQNHRWAYANTKSMDEFLALAYYKQFGTEAVIVRFFNTVGPDQLSNFGMVIPNFVEKALRGEEVLVFGSGEQKRSFLHVNDAIRAVRGLMDTGKGIGRVFNVGNPFEVSMNELATRIIAKTGGNSVLKHISYQEAYGGGFEDMMRRTADIGLLKETLGFEIEYDLDRILDDVIARKRTLMHA, encoded by the coding sequence ATGCGTGTACTAGTGACAGGTGGCGCAGGGTTCATTGGTTCAAATCTTGTCAAAGGTTTGCTCGCCGAGGGCCATGAAGTCAAAGTCTTGGATAACTTATGCACGGGACGGATCGAGAATATCGATCCGTTTCGTTTGTTACCCAACTTCGAGTTTATCGAGGAGACCGTTGCAAAACGCGATCCTTTGAGGGCATTGATCGAATGGTCGGACCATGTCTACCATTTGGCCGCCCCCGTCGGGGTGAAGTACATCATGGACAATCCCGTGATTACGATCCTCGACAACGTGCGGGGCATTGACAATGTCATGGAGGCTGTGCATGAATTCAAGAAGCGGGTGATGGTGGCCTCTACCTCAGAGGTTTATGGCCGTAGCTTGGACCTGCTCGATCCGACCCATTCGCGCAAGCTCAAGGAAGACGATTACCGCGTCGAGGGTTCGACGCAAAATCATCGCTGGGCCTACGCCAATACCAAGTCCATGGATGAATTCCTGGCATTGGCTTATTACAAGCAATTTGGAACCGAAGCCGTCATTGTGCGGTTTTTCAATACCGTTGGACCTGATCAACTTTCCAATTTCGGCATGGTGATTCCCAACTTCGTTGAAAAGGCGTTGCGTGGTGAAGAAGTGCTCGTTTTTGGATCCGGAGAGCAAAAGCGCAGCTTTTTGCATGTCAATGACGCGATTCGGGCCGTACGCGGGCTGATGGATACCGGAAAAGGGATTGGCAGGGTCTTTAACGTCGGAAATCCATTCGAAGTGTCCATGAATGAACTTGCGACCCGCATTATTGCCAAAACAGGCGGTAACAGCGTGCTCAAGCATATCAGCTACCAAGAGGCCTATGGAGGCGGATTTGAGGACATGATGCGTCGTACAGCCGATATCGGATTGCTCAAAGAAACGCTCGGATTCGAAATCGAATACGACCTTGACCGAATATTGGACGACGTCATTGCACGCAAGCGTACGTTGATGCATGCTTGA
- a CDS encoding acyltransferase, with the protein MDTKIPALDGVRGIAIFLVLTYHFGLLRFGWLGVGLFFALSGYLITNLLLETKEMRLSSYLGRFYWRRFLRIFPLYFGFVLAVTLVYLATGWPSGVGEQFPWLATFTYNFYMGLEHQAGLQQVFHVLWSISTEEQYYLIWPLVVWLLPRKWLTVIVLLLIFAAPVIRFYEPDWVRSLGIVVASEGKLIYYFPFGQVDAFAIGALIALAKNAPWKRKAMWWGLALMIPAVAVIVRQLFLSIGPNGIPMPIHLGFPVNSVEDGFHIWGYTAGYLAFGGLLILVLFGGPSLWIRKFTEWGPARWLGKISFGLYVFHWPLLLAMELIWPLSENLIIRILQFCVYGFVLSALAWASYTFYESWFLRKKNLLFAEAEAAIRR; encoded by the coding sequence ATGGACACGAAGATTCCGGCCTTGGACGGAGTTAGGGGAATCGCCATTTTTCTGGTGCTGACTTATCATTTTGGCCTGCTCCGCTTCGGTTGGCTCGGCGTCGGATTGTTTTTTGCACTTTCGGGGTATTTGATCACCAATTTGTTGCTTGAAACGAAGGAGATGCGGCTTTCCTCATACTTAGGGAGGTTCTATTGGCGGCGTTTCCTTCGAATCTTCCCCTTGTATTTTGGGTTTGTGTTGGCGGTGACGCTGGTTTATTTGGCCACGGGTTGGCCAAGTGGTGTCGGCGAACAATTCCCATGGTTGGCGACATTCACCTACAATTTTTACATGGGACTGGAGCATCAGGCAGGCCTGCAGCAGGTGTTTCATGTTTTGTGGAGCATCTCCACGGAGGAGCAATACTATCTCATTTGGCCATTGGTGGTTTGGCTGTTGCCAAGAAAATGGCTGACGGTCATTGTTTTGTTGTTGATTTTTGCTGCGCCGGTTATTCGGTTCTACGAGCCGGATTGGGTGAGGAGTCTCGGAATCGTCGTCGCCTCGGAAGGGAAACTTATCTATTATTTTCCATTTGGGCAGGTGGATGCTTTTGCGATCGGCGCCTTGATCGCCTTGGCCAAGAATGCTCCCTGGAAGAGAAAGGCAATGTGGTGGGGACTTGCATTGATGATTCCCGCCGTTGCCGTGATCGTACGTCAACTCTTCTTGAGTATAGGACCGAATGGAATTCCCATGCCAATCCACCTTGGATTCCCGGTGAATTCAGTTGAGGATGGATTCCATATTTGGGGCTATACCGCAGGTTATCTGGCCTTCGGCGGCCTTCTGATCCTGGTCTTATTCGGTGGGCCAAGTCTCTGGATCCGCAAATTCACCGAATGGGGACCCGCCCGCTGGTTGGGGAAAATTTCGTTTGGGCTTTATGTTTTTCATTGGCCGCTGCTGCTTGCAATGGAATTGATTTGGCCACTTTCGGAGAATCTCATCATCCGAATACTTCAGTTTTGTGTGTATGGCTTTGTGCTCTCGGCCCTTGCCTGGGCGAGTTATACGTTTTATGAATCTTGGTTTCTGAGGAAAAAGAACCTTCTTTTTGCTGAAGCAGAAGCTGCTATTCGACGATAA